The DNA region CAACAGCAGTTAACGATTAAAATAATAGGAAATAAAATATggtctatttttggtaattacatatctcatacaaaatgttttacttttatttcaatttaatataaaaagtattaaatttacatatttcatacaaaaagtttacttAGTGTTCCAAAATAATACATCACATTCAATATTTTAAACACCGTTAGTTAGTTTATTATTTATCCACcttatcatcataataaaagaataattagagatttaatacaattaatcactctAAAAAAAATAACGATCAATATCAATTCTTCCAGCAACCAATATCAACTTATTTTGGAACACTAACTAAACTTttgtataaaatatgtaaacttaatacttcttgtattaaattgaaacaaagataaaatattttgtataaaACAGGTAATTCCCCCTATTTTGGTGAAGTAAAACATTATActagaaataaaagaaataaaacatgGCCTATTTTCAATAATGGATAATATATTCTTTGTTAGATAATGAGGTTTTAACGTTTATCAATTAATCAATTTACTATTTATTATACAAAGAATATCTTTTGGTGCTCAAACAATATTAGATCAAATAacatacatattttattttattttcattcattttttttcttgttctaATAAAACAGTTGTTATTTTGATTATCATCAAAATATTTGTGGTTCACATAAATTCTTGGGCTAAAATCCTTACACAAAAATATATCTTACTCCTATTACTAAAATAGATCTAATAaagttttgaaaaataaattaatatacatTAAATGTAATATGCTACGAGACTGTGGCGATTAATGAAAATGACTAATTTTTATTGTCGtatcaaaataacaaaaataaaatttgttttaCGGCACAAATTTATCGACAAAACATTGACTATTTTAGCTTTTGGAGGTCTTATTCGGGGTGTTGCAAGAATTTAGAGACGCATATTTGTTGTTAATACTGGATATGTTCATTTTGACTGCATAGATTTGGTGTTTGTGACGTGCCTTACTGCTAGCTAAAGCTTCAAATGTTCGAATAGAGATGGAAAGTGATAGTTTTATTATAATATCCATAATTATGGGAGTATTTTATTAATAGTTGATCCAAAGTAAATGAAACTCTGTCGTTTACTTCTTGTCTAATTATGGATATACTCTTCTACTTGCTATATAAGGTTGTTTGGTTAGTAAGATTGTGTTtggataatcatatgataatgagAGCTACtatccaattaaaataatctgATAATGAATCATGGCATCCGAACGATACACCCATGTTTCACTATTAATATAgctttaaaataatactcctacaaaACAAAGTAATAAAAATCGATGAAAataaatttcagaaaaaataaCAGTAAAAAAAGAGAAACCTTTTGGATTGGAATCACTTTCTCAGCCGGCGATTTACTCCTCCTCCGCCGTAACGGAAAAAAGATGGGGTTTGGTTACGCCGTCGGAGTCGTCGGATTTCTGATTCTCGCACACGCCGCCTACTCCACTATCCAGTGTGCGTATTCAAATCGCCCAAAGTCTTTATTTTGAACAAATCCTGAATACTAGCTCTGAATTTTTCGATCTGTTCTGTTTTCAGATAGATCTTTGCTGAAGATTACAGAAGAGGAGTTCACAGGGCCACCAGTCACTGTAATTTCATCTATTATGCCTATTTTGTATGCAGATAATTCGTTTTTGCAGCTAATTAGGTTTGTGGTTTTCGATCGATTTACAGGTAGTTATGGAGCTGGTTGCAGGATTGTTTTTCTGTTTGTGGGCTGCTTTGACTGTGCCTGGCAAATTCTTGTCGATTCTCCCTCAATCAGATGAGAACAGGTGAGTTTAAGCGTTTAATTTCCCATTGATTTCCATCGTGTTGCTGTTATAGCGTTATTGGATATTGCAGCTGCTGCTGCTTGTATGTTTGAATAATATTTTGTTGTGAACATTCTGTGTAAATTGCATGTGATGATTTATGAATGTGGGCTTAGGTAGAGTTGCAGCTGCTCTCTTGATTGTTTATATGAGGTATTGGGGTATTTGGTTAGGCCAAGAAAATATGGACACATTTGTGTCTGATAATTTGTCACAAGATAATAGAGTTGTAATTACGAGGTTTGTTGGAGATTGGTAGGATATAGCTCCTCAACAATGTTTATGAGTTTTCATGTAGCGTATCATGTCCGTTTGGCTAAGATATGATGGCTGAAATATAGGAGCTCTCTATTATGATGTTGATACCATTCACGAAAAGAGTGTTTAGTAGTGTATATTGACCTTTTGGCAAATCTGCTTAATGTGTAGGAAGTGCGCAATGCACCATAGTATGTAGTAGAAAACTGGATGGTTGTAATAAAAGCTAGATTATAAATTTGACCTTTTGCCTATGGAGATAGAAAGTGATAGACTGAAGGCTAAACATGCATTAGGGCTAGGGGGAAACTGTCTGGCAGCTTTGATATCTTGACTTGAAAAACTCCAACTTACTCACGGAAATAGCtggattttttttcataaattgacCTGACATTCGATATTTCACTTCATGCAAGCTACACATTGCACCACATAATGTCCAAATGGCAATTAGAGGGAAAATCAATGAGTTTCTGAAATAATGCATAATGGGGTAAGTGTAAGGCATCAAAAATACAAAATGAGATGAATGAAGAAGCATAGCTGGATGATTCATGCCTTCccacttattttattttgctttcaaTTGAATTCAGTTTTTAAATACGTTAGAGCTTTATCCACCATGAATTGCATTAACTAGTCCTTGATCTGGTTTTAGTACAGGAAACGGCCTTGCTTACTGATTAAGCTTTGATCTTCATTTTTTGAAGTTGAACATGCTTCAGGCTACTAACCACCTTTCTTTCTGTCTAAGCAGGGTGGTTGCCTTACCTTCCAATCTGGATTTCATGATCTTCAATCATCGTGGAAAAGCTTTTTCTATGGGCATCGATATGAagcaaaagtgatattatagcTCATTGCATTTGATTAATTAGTGAGATCTAGAGCCAAAGGAAACTTAAACTAGATGTTAATTTTGCTGGAATCTAGAAGGTATTGATTCACAGTTGCTCAGGGGCATGACGAGCTACCACTGTTTCTCTATCTGAGTGAGATCTAAGGACAAAGGCAGCTGGTCTGCTTCTCATGTTTGTGGTATATTTTAGTCGATTGCAAAGTTTGAATCTTTTATATGGGCATGTGCATCTCTCATAATTGCTTTTGTGTTATGCTTGGTTATTAACTACTCAAGTAGATTCAATCTTACAGAAactatttatttacaaaaaaattaaattgaagtaTATTATGTTGCATAGCTTGGATTTTATATGCCAATCTAAGGCTCACTAATGAAAATATCTATATTGGCTACTACATTTATTGTATAGTTACTAATATTTCATGAAGATAGATGTTACGAAGTTGTTTACATGTTGTATAGGTTGATCAAAGGTTGGTGAAATGAGATTATGTTATTTGTTAACCAATCTTTTGCCATTTAAACCGATGACTCAAATGTCATGTgggtaaataaaatgatatgcCGTCAAACGCCTGATGATGGAATGAATCACAATGTATCAACTTAAAACTTTTTGGACTAAAATGAAATAGAGGTGGCATTTGTGGCTTTTGCAACCAAAAATGAGAGGAGAAGAAAAAAGGAGAATGCAAACAATGGTTGTCCATAACTCATCATAAAGATTCATACATCCTTTCCTTCGGTTTAGTTCCAAGTCGCGTGCTTTATCACTTGTTCTTGATGTCGAAGGAAATTATCCTGAGTGCGCCACAACGACATGTTtgtctcctcctcctcctcgcaaAATACCATTTTTGGCTCCAACGGCCTACAACACCAATGCATCTGATGAAGACAAAATAAGCAAGTGTCCTGTTACTTGTATCCATAGATAAATCATGCAAAGGTTTCAAACCAAACAGTCAGCCTATCAAGAAGCCAAGAATGCAGAAAAGAAACCAAGAGAAAGTACAAGATTATAAGGCCCAAATGCAGAAAAAGTGCCGCATTTGCGATGGTCAAATATTTTGTAAAGAAAGTGCCCAAGTATTAGAGTTGTTACCTCATCGGTGGTAGAATACGGTCTCAGATGACTAGTTGTGGCGCCAAAAGTGGGCATTTCTCAATCGTGACCTGTGGCAGTGGCGAGTCGAGGAAGTTTTGGTGGGGTTGCAGCATTGCGCTGCTTTCATATCCTAGTCACACTTTATCACCACAGTCCATTTGCTATTCTTCTAGCATCTGTAATATACAGTCACACTGACACAAGAATGGGATACATTCCAAAAACACCTTCCAACTGTAGCTCTTCAAGAACAAGGCCACCAAACTCCAAAAAAGGAGAAAAGCACACCACATTGTCAATCCTCACATGCACCAACCCGAAGAAAGAGGATATGAAACAGAGGGAGACCAGCAGAAaagcataaaattttaaaatggaaataaacACAACCAAGCTAGCTTGCAAAAGATGAGCATAGTATCTTAAATATAGAGAATTGGGAATGTCCAAGAGTGCCACATAAGTTTCCAGATAGCTCAATCAGATCACACAATAAAATGGTATCCAACTTATATTTCCAAACAAAATTATGACATGATTGTAGAGAAAGGCACAAATAAGAGGTGGCAACAactatatgtatgtgtgtgttcgTAGAGAGGAGATGGAAACACAGGGAACGAACAAAATGCTATGATCTCATTCATTAAGAAATAGTGTCAATGACAAGAAATCTGAAAATGACCTGACATATCTCGAAAAATGACTTAATCTGGGTTCCGCTCCTAAATGGATTAGCACCAAATACACAAGCACAAACTACtgtatgttttgagtttgacTAGTCACTAACCTAATCAACTGCAATTTTCTTGAACATTAGCCAATCAATGTCATTCAAGGAACTACAAATTTACAACTGAGGAAGCTCCTGCTGGTTTTCCAAAGATTGCCGTAGTATAAACTCAACTCTCCTCTTCTTGTCATCTTTTTCACCCTCGTGACCAAACCATGAAGATGTTCTTCCTACGGCTTTCCGAATCTTCAAATCCAATGGTTCACCAAATACCTTTTTACCCCCCTTGAGCTCTAAAAACACAGAATCCCTCTTTTCTGGAAAAGTCTTCTCTCCATCACTTCCGGAATCAAGCCCATCCTTCATTGCCTCAATGGCTGGAGCAAACGTCTCCAACAAAGAAACTTGTTTTTCTGTCTGAGCTTGACTAGAAAGCTTTGGGGGAATGCTGACCCGTGACACGCCTATGTCCTCAGCCTCCAACGGCTTCTCCAGGGACAGGTTCCCATTGTTATTAACTCCTGATCCATTTCCTCCATTACATGGTTCAGCAGATGTTGTAGCCACTGATGATCCATTACATACAAGCCGCTGCTGCAGATTCAACAAAGACCTCTCTGCCTTCCTATGCTGCCTCGCTAGCTCAATCTTATCTGTACGAGGGTCAGAAAGCCTCTCATTCCAAACAGGTGTTCGTACATACGTGTGGGCATCCGGAAATGCAGGCAACCACTGTGGCACGTGCTTAAAAGCCGGAGTCTCCCCCATTTGCAAGAAACTAGGTATCATTCTCCGTTCCCTGATCACAGGAAATTGTGGCACCGGTTGAGCAAATGGCACCTCGTCAGCCATGTCAACATACTCTTTGATCTCCCTTATAGCACCTGAACTCACTACACAGTCAGTATGAACCTCTGAAGCACCAGTAAACCCTAGAGGCTTCCCCAAGTCTTCCAGCCCCTGGACAACATCAAAGATGTTGCAGCCCGTCCTACCAGCCGAATTCGCATAAAATCTCGTGGTTTTACCTAACTCACAGACGTACCTAATCGCAATGTCAACAAGCGAATCCAGAGCAGACTCATTGAACCCCTCAAACCCAACGCCCTCGCATATTTGAGCCATTGCAACTCTAGAGATAGCTCGACTATAATCACCATCGCCAGATCGCAAATTCGAACCATTCTGTTCGTCTCTCGTACCTTCAGCTTCACCTCCATCGCTCATGTTCAGATTCAAGAAACATTTAGGGGTTTCTTAAGCTCCAAAAACCTCAACAAACAGTCAGAACTTAGAAATCCTAGCCCCACCAGCAGCTAGAAATAAATATAAACCCTAGATACAAGCTGGAATAACATCGAAGAAGATGTGGCTATATCAATCTATACGTGAGCTTAACCAACGCATCAGCCTACAACTGAGTTACGAGCACTTACAATTGATGCAACTTTCTGCGCCGTCTTCGAATTCGAGGAATTTAAATACTCTCTTTAAAACGGGAACGAATTCAATTGCGATAAAACCCTAGAGAGAGAGAACGAATCATCACTCTAGGGTTTTAGCTTTGAAGAAGGCagttttggggggggggggatggAGTTTGATTTGGGGATTTTATGGAGTGATAAACCCTACTGTGAATCTGAAAACGGAAATTTGGATCGAGAAGAGAGAGAACTTCGAGAGGAGAGAGAACTTCGAGACGGAGAGCTCgagtgaggtatttataggcgaAGCCGCGCTCAtttgttctatttttttataaagacAAACTCTACTTAATTCCTTATTTTGCTGCAATTTGATTTTCGAAGCTTGATCAAAATTTAGAAACTTCTATAATATtcttttcaatttaaattacaaTATTAATTGTTGAGAGacaaataaatttgaaatgatATTATTACTTTGGTCGTCCCTCGTATTTAGAATATTGGTAGTTACTTATATATTTGTGTTTATAATAGTGGTTTAATCTTCAAATATATATTCCATCCATCCCAAGGTAGATGTCACATTCGGGAGATAACATGAGATTTTatgagatgttattttgtgtgttaagaggtgagagaaaatataattttataattgatgtgagatgGAACTTTTTTCCAAaagaagaaatgtgacatcttttgtgggataaactaaaaagaaaagtgtgacatctacattgggacggaggaagtagtaccTATTTTTCAatgtaattataatttttaaatataattaggaAATTATGGAAAAAATATTAAGTCTAGTTCAGTTTAAGTATATTCAGCAACTTAAATCAACCGTAATAAATCATTAAATTTGGTTTTTGATACAAGATTTGAATTGCCTGCATGCTATTTTTTTCCAAATGATTACGGTTTCTGTATAATTTAACTCACTCACAAGATGTCCCCATATAATTTCTAACATCAAATAGTATAACTTCGTCAAAGTATTTTGCGTAGAAAATTCTGAATGAAtccaaaattatgattttttttcatataatttttttaagttaCAAAACAGACAAAGAAAATGACCAAATTTCATGATATTTGGTCAAAATGAATTATCGAGTAATATGCTTAAATGcttattagtatattttatttgtctCATTCAAAAtgtttacattttatttttaaattaggtCAACCAAGAACCAGTCTCCAGCTGGAATGACCGCCTCCCTTAGCTGATATCTGATTGCGCATATCTGGATTGTCATGCATTAGGACCCTGATTCAACTAGCATCTGGGCCACCTCGATGAGACCAAGTTGGGGATGCTCCTACAATCAATAATTCCATCCAAATTCAAGTAAATGATCATATTGAATAAAACCAGTGATTTATAAATCGTATCAAATCAGCTGATCCATCTGCAAACCAATGACTTATACGTCTGGTTCGACTCACCATATAAAGTCGCTAGTCAATCCGGCCGTCTTAAATCTTCAGAGTCCTCCAATTCGGCCAAAAACCGCAATTTGGTACAACGAACttcctaattttatttatttatataatatattattgttCCCACTTAAACTAGGTTTTTCCATCTTTCCTAATTTTTTACTATCACACACGTCCCCCTCTTTCGAGAAAAAATTCCCTAGTCAAGGAATACCAAGGTGGCAATCCTATTTGGTATGTCACACTAATAAGATTTTGACATATGGAAATATTTATTCTCTCAATTCCaactagataaataaattatggaaaCACTCTTGATATAACCTCACACTATTAATTATATAGAAAGTTTCTGCATGTTCCATATATAATACATGCACTACATATTTACACATAAAATAAGTATTCCATTATCGTTTCATACATGCATTCATATAATACAATTAAGgtgcaataataaaataaatcaagatAATGTTTTAAACCTTTCCttttgttaatttaatttatagtattcatatagttcttaatttattttattcgttacacattaattatatgaagattaatatattatgttaaactatagaaatataataataataataataataataataagataaTCTAAAAaagagtagtattttattatattaatcaTTTGTAATGTACCATGAAAATTTCATAAACAAAGTACGACTTATGATTATTGTATGACATagcaattaaatttgaaattatgaaaaaataaattactataatATAAGTTATCGTGATTCCCCAATCaaaaaacttaaataaaataaaacaagtaatcattttaattaaaaggTATAAAAAAACTCTCTTccaaacaataataaaatatatattatgtgtATAAACTCTCCTCCAaacaataatatatattttatgtttgtaaaATATACAGTTCTAAATAGTTTTAATAGTATTACTTGCACATTAATAGTTccaatagaataaaataatacaagtAACAGTACTGACATTAGTTTAATTTTGATTAGTGTACCTTAATTCTATGAACACTATATGAATCAATTTTATCATTGCATGTATGAAACGATAATTGAATACTTATTTTATGTGTAAATATGTAGTGCGTATATTATATATGGAATATGCAGAAACTTTCTATATAATTAAGAGTGTGAGGTTATATTAAGAGTATTTCCATAATTCATTGATCTAGTTGGAATTGGAAGAATATATATTTCCATATGTCAAAAATTTATTAGTGTGACATACCAAATAGGATTGCCACATTGGTATTCCTTGACTAGGGAATTTTTTCTCCCCTCTTTCATTTCCTcactctctcacacacacattcCCGCCATTCTCCACCTGCTCCACCGGCGAAATTGCATTGGTTGATTGCCGGAAAACAAAGTAAAGATCTCCCCTTTCATTTTAGTTTCCTACATGAATTGCTGATTTTTTGGTCCACAATTACTCCAGTTTTAATTTTTGTCATTATTGCAGTCAATTGCTAAATTTTTCGGTAGATTAGATGCTATGGAATTTCATTGCGTGGGGAAGAGATTGTTACAGTGATGCTAGGCTCATGGATATTTGCTTTTATGGATAATTCTTGACACTATTTTGATGCTATCTAAAACATGTGTGTTCATTTACTTGTTCAAATTCCTATCCAGACACATTGTTGAAAAACAATTCTTAACATTCTTTCCACCAAAGAATCACAGGCATCAACTAATGAAACATAATGATTTACAATGTGTCCACAATTTCTTACAGTATATACATTGCAGGATATAAGCGAGAGTGAATCACGAACGAGTGGATCAAGGGAGGAGGAATTCACCCATCTTGTCGGCGTATATGGTAAAGTTATTTCGTGTTCTAAAGTTCCTCCCGAAGTTCGTTTTCGAATGAAAGCATCAGTTAATGAACACGGAgacaagaaaaaagagaaagtgATGAGTGTTACCGGTGAGAAACCGTATGATAGTAAATTCcatgatgatgatgttcaagATGTTCAAAAAAGTAAAGGCAAAGGAGTTGATGTTAATAAGAGAAGGAGAATCAGGGATATAGAAGATGATATGAAATCAGGTTCAGGTAAGGATGGGGCAAGATGGCATGAGACTGATATGGCATTGGCTATGTGGTTTTATGATGCTTGCATTCCTCTAACTGCCGTAAATTCACCTTATTATCAATCGGCAATTAATAAGGTAGCAAGTATGGGGCGTGGATATATAGGACCAAGTTATCATGCATTAAGAGTTCCTTTGCTGAAAGAAGCTAAAGTATCTGTCCAAACCACTATTAACTCTATGCGAAGTAAATGGGCTGACTCAGGATGCACAATAATGGGTGATAGTTGGACAGATAACAAGAATAGGGCTTTGATGAACTTCTTAGTTTATTGTCATCAAGGTGTGTCATTCATTAAGTCTGTTGATATCTCTGGTATAGAGGCAAATGCAGAGAATTTATGCAATTTGTTTACTGAAATTGTTGAAATTGTCGGTGCTCAAAACGTGGTGCATGTGGTTACTGATAATGCTCCAAACTACAAAAATGCGGGTACTTTGCTGAGTGAAAGATATCCTTCAGTTGTGTGGTCTTCTTGTGCAGCTAATTGCATCAACTTAATCATGAAGGATATGTCAGAATTGCCTCATATACATGATTTGATTACACGTGCATCTAGGATTACTGGATTTGTTTATAATCATAAGTGGCCTCTTAATTGGTTGAGAAATAGGCCTGGCTGGACAGAAATTGTTCGTCCAGGTGATACTTGTTTTGGTACCAGTTTCATAGCATTGAAGAGCCTATGTGATCACAAAGACCACTTGCAAGCTCTAGTTACGAGTTCAGGATTTAAAAGATTTTTGAAAGTAGCTAAAGCACAAGAAGTTAAACAAGTTGTTATGGATGAACAGTTTTGGaatgattgtttaattatttccaAGATTATGGGTCCGGTTATGAGATTATTGCGCATTTGTGCTTCTGATGATAAACCTTCACTTGGTTTTGTGTATGAGGGCATGTGGAGAGCGATCAAACGAGTTAAAGAGTTGTTCAAAAATAAGGAGAGGCTATATGGGAAGTATGTTGATATAATCGAATCAAGGTGGGATAGGATGTTGAGAAAAAATCTCCATGCAGCCGCTTTCTACTTAAATCCCGCTTTTCAATATGATCCCGAAATCCCTACTGAGACTGTAGAGGTGATGAAAGGATTACTTGATGCCGCTGAGACTATTCTTCCGGGTGTAGATGGTTTGATGGATGAGATATATACATTTCGGGATAAAAGAAAGGTTTTGGAAGGAAAATTGTTTTGAATAACTCAAAATCTTCTAGGCCTGGTAAGTTAATATTATGTGTTTTTCATTCTAGAATAAATTAAACTGTGATTTATAGTTGTAGATATTGATACTTGTTCATTATTTTCAGATGAATGGTGGAGGGTTTGTAGTCATGATGCACCAAATCTAAAAAAGATGGCTATTAAACTTTTGAGCCAAACTACTTCTTCTTCGGGATGTGAGCATAATTGGAGTGTGTTTGAAAGAATTCACGCAAAGAAAAGGAATAGATTGGAGCATCAAAGACTTACTGATCTTGTCTATGTTCACTACAACTTGCGCTTACAAAACCGGTACAAACTTATGTATTGGTCTGTTATTTTCCAATGGTTTCAACTTTCAATAATTTATGttgataattattttttgtttcattattcGTTTAAATGTGTAGTCTTGGTTCAAAGAGAAGGTCGTATAATCCGATTGATTGTGAGTGTGTAGATAAAGTAGAGTTTTGGGTGATTGATGAAAATCCCGAGGAAGAGCTTGATTATGAGGAATTGGAGGaaatgttagatgaagaacaaGCAAAAGGTTAATGACATTTAtagatttatttataattttcatattttattatgttcATTGCTTGATATTGTTGAATCTCTATATAGGTGATGGAGATGGTGTTATGAGGATTAATGATGAAGAAATCGATTTCTCAAAATTTGGTGATGGTGACTGTGGCAGTACCAGCAGTAGTAGCTGTGATGAGTTCAATGGCGACTTGAGTCACCTTAATCTTGAAGTTGGAAATGAGAATGATGGAGATGATTGCTAATTATTTTGCTTTCAGCTTGTTCTTATGTACTTATGTAGGAGTAGTACTTATTTTGATAAAAACCTATGTTAACTAGTATTTGACAGTTGAACTTATTGGTAATCTTGTAGACTTATTGGCATCTCATGTTATTAATATGCAGAATTTGTTTATTATAAtgtcatttttttgtttgtcaTTCATAGgattttaatgttttttaatagtattatatttatttctacTACATTATTTTGGCTTGATCAGTGGCTTAACTGGCTGAACTATGTCGATTTCTTTACTGATCTGATTTTTTAAACATTAaataggatgaagggagtagCTTCTAGACAATACTCCATTAGTGTAGTCTCCTTATTATCTGGACAATATTAGCTGCTGACATTATCCATCTTT from Salvia splendens isolate huo1 chromosome 9, SspV2, whole genome shotgun sequence includes:
- the LOC121748583 gene encoding membrane magnesium transporter-like, with amino-acid sequence MKINFRKNNSKKRETFWIGITFSAGDLLLLRRNGKKMGFGYAVGVVGFLILAHAAYSTIQYRSLLKITEEEFTGPPVTVVMELVAGLFFCLWAALTVPGKFLSILPQSDENRVVALPSNLDFMIFNHRGKAFSMGIDMKQK
- the LOC121748582 gene encoding transcription initiation factor TFIID subunit 8-like, translated to MSDGGEAEGTRDEQNGSNLRSGDGDYSRAISRVAMAQICEGVGFEGFNESALDSLVDIAIRYVCELGKTTRFYANSAGRTGCNIFDVVQGLEDLGKPLGFTGASEVHTDCVVSSGAIREIKEYVDMADEVPFAQPVPQFPVIRERRMIPSFLQMGETPAFKHVPQWLPAFPDAHTYVRTPVWNERLSDPRTDKIELARQHRKAERSLLNLQQRLVCNGSSVATTSAEPCNGGNGSGVNNNGNLSLEKPLEAEDIGVSRVSIPPKLSSQAQTEKQVSLLETFAPAIEAMKDGLDSGSDGEKTFPEKRDSVFLELKGGKKVFGEPLDLKIRKAVGRTSSWFGHEGEKDDKKRRVEFILRQSLENQQELPQL
- the LOC121747262 gene encoding uncharacterized protein LOC121747262, whose amino-acid sequence is MAIKLLSQTTSSSGCEHNWSVFERIHAKKRNRLEHQRLTDLVYVHYNLRLQNRLGSKRRSYNPIDCECVDKVEFWVIDENPEEELDYEELEEMLDEEQAKGDGDGVMRINDEEIDFSKFGDGDCGSTSSSSCDEFNGDLSHLNLEVGNENDGDDC